The Lentisphaerota bacterium genome has a segment encoding these proteins:
- a CDS encoding Asp/Glu/hydantoin racemase has product MSQPQTLALIHTSMVFLTVETMMKDLFAEILPGVRLINIVDDSLLPDVMKVGGIPPAVTSRMADYIVAAEKTGAAAILSLCSSLGPAVDAAAPRVKIPVIKIDQAMAEKAAADGQRIGVMATVPTTLGPTCDLIRAQADRAGKAICIERCLVAGAFESLMAGKRRCTTKRSSMPDGNWLARWISSPLHKLR; this is encoded by the coding sequence ATGAGCCAGCCGCAGACCCTCGCCCTGATCCATACCAGCATGGTCTTTCTCACCGTCGAAACGATGATGAAGGATCTCTTCGCGGAAATCCTGCCGGGAGTCCGGTTGATCAACATCGTGGACGATTCGCTGTTGCCGGACGTCATGAAAGTCGGCGGCATTCCGCCCGCTGTCACGTCCCGCATGGCCGATTACATCGTCGCAGCGGAAAAGACAGGTGCGGCTGCCATCCTGTCGCTGTGTTCCTCGCTGGGCCCGGCCGTGGATGCCGCCGCACCGCGCGTGAAGATACCGGTCATTAAGATCGATCAAGCCATGGCCGAAAAGGCCGCTGCTGATGGACAGCGCATCGGCGTCATGGCCACGGTGCCGACCACCCTGGGCCCGACTTGCGACCTGATTCGGGCGCAGGCGGATCGTGCCGGCAAGGCCATCTGTATCGAGCGATGTCTTGTGGCAGGTGCTTTCGAGTCGCTGATGGCGGGCAAAAGGCGGTGCACGACGAAAAGGTCTTCGATGCCGGACGGGAACTGGCTGGCAAGGTGGATCTCATCGCCTTTGCACAAGCTTCGATGA